Proteins from a genomic interval of Streptomyces sp. SID8374:
- a CDS encoding ABC transporter substrate-binding protein, with protein MNRSRTRLLVALASATALLTTAGCGAADMTKQASPFAAPAGVKTVTLSVQSWVGAQANVAVAEQLLKDELGYRVDLVQTDEVPAWDALSQGRVDAILEDWGHPDQEKLYVDEKKTIVRGGDLGVTGHIGWYVPKYWADKHPDVTDWKNLNKYADELKTAESGGKGQLMDGSPSYVTNDVALVKNLDLDYKVVFAGSEAAQITQIQQFAKEKKPFLSYWYQPQWLFNEVPMVEVKLPEYTDECAAKDPEDIDCAYPTTPLQKFLNADFVERGGDAASFLKKFQWSEKDQNEVSEMIAQQRLTPEEAAKRWIDRHPGVWKKWLDEE; from the coding sequence ATGAACCGCTCCCGAACCCGCCTGCTCGTGGCGCTCGCCTCGGCCACCGCCCTGCTCACCACGGCGGGCTGCGGCGCCGCCGACATGACCAAGCAGGCCTCCCCGTTCGCGGCCCCCGCCGGGGTCAAGACGGTCACGCTCTCCGTCCAGTCCTGGGTCGGCGCCCAGGCGAACGTCGCCGTGGCCGAACAGCTCCTCAAGGACGAGCTGGGCTACCGCGTCGACCTCGTGCAGACGGACGAGGTCCCCGCCTGGGACGCCCTCAGCCAGGGCCGCGTCGACGCGATCCTGGAGGACTGGGGCCACCCGGACCAGGAGAAGCTGTACGTCGACGAGAAGAAGACCATCGTCCGCGGCGGCGACCTCGGGGTCACCGGCCACATCGGCTGGTACGTCCCGAAATACTGGGCCGACAAGCACCCCGACGTCACCGACTGGAAGAACCTCAACAAGTACGCCGACGAGCTGAAGACCGCCGAGAGCGGCGGCAAGGGCCAGCTCATGGACGGCTCGCCCTCCTACGTCACCAACGACGTGGCCCTGGTGAAGAACCTGGACCTGGACTACAAGGTGGTCTTCGCCGGCTCCGAGGCGGCCCAGATCACCCAGATCCAGCAGTTCGCCAAGGAGAAGAAGCCCTTCCTGAGCTACTGGTACCAGCCGCAGTGGCTGTTCAACGAGGTGCCGATGGTCGAGGTGAAGCTCCCGGAGTACACCGACGAGTGCGCGGCCAAGGACCCCGAGGACATCGACTGCGCCTACCCGACCACGCCGTTGCAGAAGTTCCTCAACGCCGACTTCGTGGAGCGCGGCGGCGACGCGGCCTCGTTCCTGAAGAAGTTCCAGTGGTCGGAGAAGGACCAGAACGAGGTCTCCGAGATGATCGCCCAGCAGCGGCTCACCCCCGAGGAGGCGGCCAAGCGCTGGATCGACCGCCACCCGGGCGTCTGGAAGAAGTGGCTGGACGAGGAGTGA
- a CDS encoding ABC transporter permease subunit, producing MATAQATPVRPARAGARRGPLAALRERPAAGKLLLLALAAVILVPLVHSRWGGGIWPDALTADLSAPLGEVTDWIVSNRDNHPLFLYFFGHISNAVVLSVRGVYLVLLAVGWAGVTVLAAAVAWRVAGIRLALTAAVSFLVCGLLGMWVPTMQTLALMVVAVLASVVLGLLLGLAAGLSDRTFRVLRPVLDTMQVLPAFAYLLPVVLIFGIGVPGAVLATVVYAAPPMARLTALGLRGADGGVMEAVASLGATGRQRLLTARLPLARKELLLGLNQTIMMALSMAVIASVIGAGGLGDRVYQALSSVDVGAALAAGIPIVLLAVVLDRTTEAAGRRIGAEPTGPALLRGWRGWTLAAVVTAAVAFVGRLTDGRVWPEDVTVAIAGPVNTAKDWMVDHLYTGVPVVGGTADLASHFTSGVLNPLRSGLTGLPWWSVLLIVAALAWTIGTWRTAATAVLAMAAIGVLGVWEPSMDTLSQVLAAVAVTLVLGFGIAIGAARSERLERLLRPVLDVFQTMPQFVYLIPVVALFGVGRAPAAAAAVVYALPAVVRITTQGLRGVDPAAMECARSLGATPGQQLRQVQIPLARPSLLLAVNQAVVLVLAVVIIGGLVGSGALGYDVVFGLAQGDLATGLVAGAAIVCLGLMLDRVTQPTTRRQRQES from the coding sequence ATGGCCACCGCCCAGGCCACCCCGGTCCGCCCCGCGCGAGCGGGCGCACGCCGGGGACCACTGGCCGCCCTCCGCGAACGCCCGGCGGCCGGGAAGCTGCTGCTCCTCGCGCTCGCCGCCGTGATCCTCGTCCCCCTCGTGCACAGCCGCTGGGGCGGCGGCATCTGGCCGGACGCGCTGACCGCCGACCTCTCGGCGCCGCTCGGCGAGGTCACCGACTGGATCGTCTCCAACCGGGACAACCACCCGCTCTTCCTCTACTTCTTCGGCCACATCAGCAACGCCGTCGTGCTCTCCGTCCGCGGTGTCTACCTGGTCCTCCTGGCCGTCGGCTGGGCCGGTGTCACCGTGCTCGCCGCCGCCGTCGCCTGGCGGGTCGCGGGCATCCGGCTCGCGCTCACCGCCGCCGTGTCGTTCCTGGTCTGCGGGCTGCTCGGCATGTGGGTGCCGACCATGCAGACGCTCGCCCTGATGGTCGTGGCCGTCCTCGCCTCCGTCGTACTCGGACTGCTCCTCGGCCTCGCCGCCGGGCTCTCCGACCGCACGTTCCGGGTGCTGCGCCCGGTGCTGGACACCATGCAGGTGCTGCCCGCCTTCGCGTATCTGCTCCCCGTGGTGCTGATCTTCGGCATCGGCGTGCCCGGAGCCGTCCTCGCCACCGTCGTCTACGCGGCTCCGCCGATGGCGCGGCTCACCGCGCTCGGGCTGCGCGGCGCGGACGGCGGCGTCATGGAGGCCGTCGCCTCGCTCGGCGCGACCGGACGGCAGCGGCTGCTCACGGCCCGGCTGCCGCTGGCCCGCAAGGAGCTGCTCCTCGGCCTCAACCAGACCATCATGATGGCGCTCTCCATGGCCGTCATCGCCTCGGTGATCGGCGCCGGAGGCCTCGGTGACCGGGTCTACCAGGCGCTGTCCTCCGTCGACGTGGGCGCCGCCCTCGCCGCCGGCATCCCGATCGTCCTGCTGGCCGTCGTCCTGGACCGTACGACGGAGGCCGCGGGCCGCCGCATCGGCGCCGAGCCCACCGGCCCGGCCCTCCTGCGCGGCTGGCGCGGCTGGACCCTGGCCGCCGTGGTCACGGCCGCCGTCGCCTTCGTCGGACGGCTCACCGACGGCCGGGTCTGGCCCGAGGACGTCACCGTGGCGATCGCCGGACCGGTGAACACCGCCAAGGACTGGATGGTCGACCACCTCTACACCGGGGTCCCCGTCGTCGGCGGCACCGCCGACCTGGCCTCCCACTTCACCAGCGGCGTCCTGAACCCGCTGCGCAGCGGACTCACCGGGCTGCCCTGGTGGTCGGTGCTGCTCATCGTCGCCGCCCTCGCCTGGACCATCGGCACCTGGCGCACCGCCGCCACCGCCGTCCTCGCCATGGCCGCGATCGGCGTCCTCGGCGTGTGGGAGCCGTCGATGGACACCCTCAGCCAGGTCCTCGCCGCCGTGGCGGTCACCCTGGTCCTGGGCTTCGGCATCGCGATCGGCGCGGCGCGCAGCGAACGCCTGGAACGGCTGCTGCGACCGGTCCTGGACGTCTTCCAGACCATGCCGCAGTTCGTCTACCTGATCCCCGTCGTCGCCCTCTTCGGCGTCGGCCGCGCCCCCGCCGCGGCGGCTGCCGTCGTCTACGCGCTGCCCGCCGTCGTCCGCATCACCACCCAGGGCCTGCGGGGCGTCGACCCGGCCGCGATGGAGTGCGCCCGCTCGCTCGGCGCCACCCCCGGCCAGCAGCTGCGCCAGGTCCAGATCCCGCTGGCCCGGCCCTCCCTGCTGCTCGCGGTCAACCAGGCGGTCGTGCTGGTCCTCGCCGTCGTCATCATCGGCGGACTCGTCGGCTCCGGCGCGCTGGGTTACGACGTCGTCTTCGGCCTCGCCCAGGGAGACCTGGCCACCGGGCTGGTCGCCGGAGCCGCGATCGTCTGCCTCGGCCTGATGCTCGACCGGGTCACCCAGCCCACCACCCGCCGCCAGCGACAGGAGAGCTGA
- the xylB gene encoding xylulokinase: MPSRTVVIGVDSSTQSTKAAVIDAVTGEQLAVGRAPHTVTGEGGARESDPEVWWRALGDAVAAGLKESGLTARSVTGIAVAGQQHGLVVLDRSGRPLRPALLWNDTRSAPQALALTAKLGGPDAWTARTGSVPVASITASKWQWLRENDPDAAKAAVGVRLPHDFLTERLAGVAATDPGDASGTGWYATATGAYDPELLDLLGLDPALLPEVAPTGATRVGSLTDAAAEALGLPAGIAVAAGTGDNMSAAVGLGLGGAGLLDHPVLSLGTSGVVFAASRTRSTDPALSGFAAADGTYLPLACTLNCTLAVDKVASLLGLHREDTAPGGEAVLLPYLDGERTPDLPFASGLLTGLRHDTTPQQLLGAAYEGAAVTVLRALDTLLRACGLDPDAPEVAARPLRLIGGGAQGRSWVETVRRLSGRPVVIPAGGELVALGAAALAASAAGGGDPVALATSWGAGDTGSQLDAQERDMETWQRVTSVLDRASGPLLGG; this comes from the coding sequence ATGCCGTCACGTACCGTCGTCATCGGCGTGGACAGCTCCACCCAGTCCACCAAGGCCGCCGTGATCGACGCCGTGACCGGCGAACAGCTCGCCGTGGGCCGCGCCCCGCACACCGTCACCGGGGAGGGCGGCGCCCGGGAGAGCGACCCGGAGGTCTGGTGGCGGGCGCTGGGCGACGCGGTGGCGGCCGGGCTGAAGGAGTCGGGCCTGACCGCCCGCTCGGTCACCGGGATCGCGGTCGCCGGACAGCAGCACGGGCTCGTCGTGCTGGACCGCTCGGGCCGCCCGCTGCGGCCCGCCCTGCTGTGGAACGACACCCGCTCCGCCCCGCAGGCCCTGGCTCTCACCGCGAAGCTCGGCGGGCCCGACGCCTGGACCGCGCGGACCGGTTCCGTGCCGGTCGCCTCGATCACCGCCTCCAAGTGGCAGTGGCTGCGCGAGAACGACCCGGACGCGGCGAAGGCCGCCGTGGGCGTACGGCTGCCGCACGACTTCCTCACCGAGCGCCTCGCGGGCGTGGCGGCGACCGACCCCGGGGACGCCTCCGGCACCGGCTGGTACGCCACCGCGACCGGCGCCTACGACCCCGAGCTGCTGGACCTCCTCGGCCTGGACCCGGCCCTCCTCCCCGAGGTCGCGCCCACCGGGGCCACCCGGGTCGGCTCGCTCACCGACGCGGCGGCCGAAGCGCTGGGGCTGCCCGCCGGGATCGCGGTCGCGGCGGGGACCGGCGACAACATGAGCGCGGCCGTGGGCCTCGGGCTCGGCGGCGCCGGGCTGCTGGACCACCCGGTCCTCTCCCTCGGCACCTCGGGCGTGGTCTTCGCCGCCTCCCGTACGCGCTCCACCGACCCGGCCCTCTCCGGGTTCGCCGCCGCCGACGGTACGTACCTCCCGCTGGCCTGCACCCTCAACTGCACGCTCGCCGTGGACAAGGTCGCTTCCCTGCTCGGCCTGCACCGCGAGGACACCGCCCCCGGTGGCGAAGCCGTACTCCTCCCCTATCTCGACGGCGAACGCACCCCCGACCTGCCCTTCGCATCCGGACTCCTCACCGGCCTGCGCCACGACACCACCCCGCAGCAACTCCTCGGCGCCGCCTACGAAGGCGCGGCCGTCACCGTGCTGCGCGCCCTGGACACGCTGCTACGGGCCTGCGGCCTGGATCCCGACGCCCCCGAGGTCGCCGCCCGCCCGCTGCGGCTGATCGGCGGCGGGGCGCAGGGGCGCAGCTGGGTGGAGACGGTGCGCAGGCTCTCGGGCCGCCCGGTCGTCATCCCGGCGGGCGGTGAGCTGGTCGCCCTGGGCGCGGCCGCGCTCGCCGCCTCGGCGGCGGGCGGCGGGGACCCGGTGGCGCTGGCGACCTCCTGGGGTGCGGGGGACACGGGCAGTCAACTCGACGCCCAGGAACGGGACATGGAGACCTGGCAGCGGGTCACCTCGGTGCTGGACCGCGCCTCGGGGCCGCTGCTCGGCGGCTGA
- a CDS encoding cytochrome P450, with product MSTQTGPAVDTPSRGHEFVPGPKGLPLLGNLPQFGKNPLAFFELLRGHGDMVRWRFGRNRCVFISDPECIGELLTETERTFDQPQLGVAFRAVMGNGIIVARGRDWRRKRSLVQPSVRPKQVKSYAATMASSAVELADAWADGERVDVKREMAALTQKIAVRTIFGVDTPADSEAMGRAMDVAQLEIGKEFAGIGALLPDWVPTPGRARIRKAAAVIDSEVGRVVARHRDGETERPDLLSRLLTAVDESGERLSDEEIRDETVTLYIGGHETTSSTLVWAWYLLSRNPRVRAALSEELDRVLGDREPGFDDYAQLSYTQAVVKETLRLYPTIWLITGVAKEGARIGGLPIEEGTRVWSSQWSTHRDARWFPEPEEFRPERWDAESGDEIAEYAWFPFGGGPRVCLGTRFAMVESVLILAVLARRFELDVEPGVIDPVPSLTLQPDRDVLATVRAR from the coding sequence ATGTCCACGCAGACCGGCCCGGCAGTCGACACCCCGTCCCGCGGCCATGAGTTCGTACCGGGCCCCAAGGGGCTGCCGCTGCTCGGGAACCTGCCGCAGTTCGGGAAGAACCCTCTTGCCTTCTTCGAACTCCTACGGGGGCACGGGGACATGGTGCGCTGGCGGTTCGGGCGCAACCGGTGTGTGTTCATCTCCGACCCGGAGTGCATAGGTGAGCTGCTCACCGAGACGGAGCGCACCTTCGACCAGCCCCAGCTCGGCGTCGCCTTCCGGGCGGTGATGGGCAACGGGATCATCGTGGCGCGGGGCCGGGACTGGCGGCGTAAACGCTCGCTGGTGCAGCCCTCGGTGCGGCCCAAGCAGGTCAAGTCGTACGCGGCCACCATGGCGTCCTCCGCGGTGGAGCTGGCCGACGCCTGGGCGGACGGTGAACGCGTCGACGTCAAGCGGGAGATGGCGGCCCTGACGCAGAAGATCGCGGTGCGCACCATCTTCGGCGTGGACACCCCGGCCGACTCGGAGGCAATGGGCCGGGCGATGGATGTCGCCCAGCTGGAGATCGGCAAGGAGTTCGCGGGGATCGGGGCGCTGCTGCCCGACTGGGTGCCGACGCCCGGCCGGGCGCGGATCCGGAAGGCCGCCGCCGTGATCGACTCCGAGGTGGGTCGGGTGGTGGCCCGGCACCGCGACGGTGAGACCGAACGCCCGGATCTGCTCAGCCGGTTGCTCACGGCGGTCGACGAGAGCGGTGAGCGGCTCAGCGACGAGGAGATCCGCGACGAGACGGTCACCCTCTACATCGGGGGCCATGAGACGACGAGTTCGACCCTGGTGTGGGCGTGGTACCTGCTCTCCCGCAACCCGCGGGTGCGGGCCGCACTCTCCGAGGAGCTGGACCGGGTGCTCGGCGACCGGGAGCCGGGCTTCGACGACTACGCCCAACTCTCCTACACCCAGGCCGTGGTGAAGGAGACCCTGCGGCTGTATCCGACGATCTGGCTGATCACGGGGGTGGCGAAGGAAGGGGCGCGGATCGGCGGTCTGCCGATCGAGGAGGGGACCCGGGTGTGGTCCAGCCAGTGGTCCACGCACCGTGACGCGCGATGGTTCCCCGAGCCGGAGGAGTTCCGCCCGGAGCGCTGGGACGCGGAGAGCGGTGACGAGATCGCCGAGTACGCGTGGTTCCCGTTCGGCGGCGGGCCCCGGGTCTGCCTGGGGACCCGGTTCGCGATGGTCGAGTCGGTGCTCATCCTGGCCGTGCTGGCCCGGCGCTTCGAGCTGGACGTGGAGCCCGGCGTCATCGACCCCGTACCGAGTCTGACCCTTCAGCCGGACCGGGATGTGCTGGCCACCGTGCGGGCGCGGTAG
- a CDS encoding VWA domain-containing protein gives MITRNRLTAGVCIALATLAAGLGSVLPAAADEPPAVPAPKVELVLDVSGSMRTRDIDGQSRMTAAKQAFNDVLDAVPEGVHLGIRTLGADYPGDDRKVGCKDTKQLYPVGPLDRTEAKTAVATLAPTGWTPIGPALLGAADDLEGGEATRRIVLITDGEDTCGPLDPCEVAREIAARGTHLVIDTLGLVPNAKIRQQLTCIAEATGGTYTAVQHKDDLSRRVKQLVDRAAEPVVTPVATEGADSCSAAPELEPGLYTDRQEIGEHRWYRVDVLPGQELRASVSVAADRAVDNDYGVLLRAVTEAGREIVRGSESGTGRTDVISSGLRYPKAGIEDGDNGSGKPAAEAVCLQLSHAFSAPASVKRTPGLPVELTVDLVDGPDQASDVAAFGLGRGWWLLGVLVLTGLVAGLLTGWITRWRIAVWRTN, from the coding sequence ATGATCACAAGAAATCGGCTGACGGCCGGGGTGTGCATAGCGCTGGCCACCCTGGCCGCCGGACTCGGCTCCGTGCTCCCCGCAGCCGCCGACGAACCACCCGCCGTCCCCGCCCCCAAGGTCGAACTCGTCCTCGACGTCAGCGGCTCCATGCGCACCCGCGACATCGACGGCCAGTCCCGGATGACCGCCGCCAAGCAGGCGTTCAACGATGTCCTGGACGCGGTGCCCGAAGGGGTGCACCTCGGCATCCGCACCCTGGGCGCCGACTATCCGGGCGACGACCGCAAGGTCGGCTGCAAGGACACCAAGCAGCTCTACCCGGTCGGCCCGCTGGACCGCACCGAGGCCAAGACCGCCGTCGCCACCCTCGCCCCCACCGGCTGGACCCCGATCGGCCCCGCGCTGCTCGGCGCGGCCGACGACCTCGAAGGCGGCGAGGCCACCCGCAGGATCGTCCTCATCACCGACGGCGAGGACACCTGCGGCCCCCTCGACCCGTGCGAGGTGGCCCGCGAGATCGCCGCGCGCGGCACCCATCTGGTCATCGACACCCTCGGCCTGGTGCCCAACGCCAAGATCCGCCAGCAGCTCACCTGCATCGCGGAGGCCACCGGCGGCACGTACACCGCCGTCCAGCACAAGGACGACCTCTCCCGCCGGGTGAAGCAGCTGGTGGACCGGGCGGCCGAGCCGGTCGTCACCCCGGTCGCCACCGAGGGGGCCGACAGCTGCTCCGCCGCGCCCGAGCTGGAGCCGGGCCTCTACACCGACCGCCAGGAGATCGGCGAACACCGCTGGTACCGGGTCGATGTGCTGCCCGGCCAGGAGCTGCGCGCCTCGGTGAGCGTGGCGGCGGACCGTGCCGTCGACAACGACTACGGCGTGCTGCTGCGCGCGGTGACGGAGGCCGGCCGCGAGATCGTCCGGGGCTCGGAGTCCGGCACCGGACGTACGGATGTGATCTCGTCCGGCCTGCGCTACCCGAAGGCCGGGATCGAGGACGGCGACAACGGCAGCGGCAAGCCCGCCGCCGAGGCGGTCTGCCTCCAGCTCTCCCACGCCTTCTCCGCGCCCGCCTCGGTGAAGCGGACGCCCGGCCTGCCGGTGGAGCTGACCGTGGACCTGGTGGACGGACCCGACCAGGCGTCCGACGTGGCGGCCTTCGGCCTCGGCCGCGGCTGGTGGCTGCTCGGCGTCCTCGTCCTCACCGGACTGGTGGCGGGCCTGCTGACCGGCTGGATCACGCGCTGGCGCATCGCCGTATGGAGGACCAACTGA
- a CDS encoding glycine betaine/L-proline ABC transporter ATP-binding protein has product MTATKAAEAAVEATDKNAVFSVRNLWKVFGPKADRIPGSEHASLPPAELREATGCTAAVRDVSFDVRKGEVFVVMGLSGSGKSTLVRCLTRLIEPTSGTLAIDGEDVLAMDRARLRELRRHRAAMVFQHFGLLPHRTVLDNVAYGLEIQGLSKAERRAKAAELVEKVGLAGLEDRRPSQLSGGQQQRVGLARALAVDPSVLLFDEPFSALDPLIRREMQDEVVRLHREEGRTMVFITHDLSEALRLGTRIALMRDGGIVQLGTPEEIVGSPADDYVREFVRDVPREQVLTVATAMRPALAGESESGPAVRPDATVYEAIEAVSRSGDPAARVMDGGRLVGVVDHACLLDVVAGTAGPDEASAPDAPDGPREVTV; this is encoded by the coding sequence ATGACCGCGACCAAGGCCGCCGAGGCCGCAGTTGAGGCCACCGACAAGAACGCCGTGTTCTCCGTACGCAACCTCTGGAAGGTCTTCGGACCCAAGGCCGACCGCATCCCCGGCAGCGAGCACGCCTCCCTCCCGCCCGCCGAACTGCGCGAGGCCACCGGCTGCACCGCCGCCGTACGCGATGTCTCCTTCGACGTCCGCAAGGGCGAGGTCTTCGTCGTCATGGGCCTCTCCGGCTCCGGCAAGTCGACCCTCGTACGCTGTCTGACCCGGCTGATCGAGCCCACCAGCGGCACCCTCGCCATCGACGGCGAGGACGTCCTCGCGATGGACCGCGCCCGGCTGCGCGAACTGCGCCGCCACCGTGCCGCGATGGTCTTCCAGCACTTCGGGCTGCTGCCGCACCGCACGGTGCTGGACAACGTCGCCTACGGCCTGGAGATCCAGGGCCTCAGCAAGGCCGAACGCCGCGCCAAGGCGGCCGAGCTGGTCGAGAAGGTCGGCCTCGCCGGTCTGGAGGACCGCCGCCCCTCCCAGCTCTCCGGCGGCCAGCAGCAGCGCGTCGGCCTCGCCCGCGCCCTCGCCGTCGACCCCTCCGTCCTCCTCTTCGACGAGCCGTTCAGCGCGCTGGACCCGCTGATCCGCCGCGAGATGCAGGACGAGGTGGTCCGGCTGCACCGCGAGGAGGGCCGCACCATGGTCTTCATCACCCACGACCTCAGCGAGGCCCTGCGGCTGGGCACCCGGATCGCGCTCATGCGCGACGGCGGCATCGTCCAGCTCGGCACGCCCGAGGAGATCGTGGGCTCGCCCGCCGACGACTACGTACGCGAGTTCGTCCGTGACGTGCCGCGCGAGCAGGTCCTCACCGTCGCCACCGCGATGCGCCCCGCGCTCGCCGGGGAGAGCGAGAGCGGCCCGGCCGTGCGCCCCGACGCCACCGTGTACGAGGCCATCGAGGCGGTCTCCCGCTCCGGCGACCCCGCCGCCCGGGTCATGGACGGCGGCCGGCTCGTCGGCGTCGTCGACCACGCGTGCCTGCTGGACGTCGTCGCCGGGACGGCCGGGCCCGACGAGGCGAGCGCCCCCGACGCACCGGACGGCCCCCGCGAGGTGACCGTCTGA
- a CDS encoding TrkA C-terminal domain-containing protein produces MWQFFADNPWVTVFAVITLGALLGMVRFGPVRLGAAGVLFVGLLVGALDEDIAAAVPAGVSALGLALYVYTVGLESGPAFFRELRGQLAVMAGAVVALAVTAGVVGLVGHTWFGISGPFLAGGYAGIGTTTPGLAAAQDASADPAQPAVGYAIGYPTAVVITIMFVSAIAARRHWAARRDPNSGLPATLITRTVEVARATRWADVPGVAAHRVLASEYRPAGATARVARGLDRLSPGDQVVLVGGEDDVRAATEALGALAPRHLLDDRSAVDYRRILLTNPDLAGRTVAELGLGEKYGAVVSRVRRGDFDMLAHDDLLLQLDDRVRVVMPRERTGEVTTYLGDTEAKVSEVSAVSLGLGLALGFLIGIPSLTLGSTALALGTGAGPLVMGMILGWRRRTGPLVWTLPTRANLTLRQIGLLLFLAVVGLTSGYSFRENAFSLFGLKLVAVLAIGAVVSYSLMVLVAKGLGQSRERTMGLLSGYVGNPAIVAYANSRASDSRINNGYSTLFAPAILVKIVCIQLIVGL; encoded by the coding sequence GTGTGGCAGTTCTTCGCGGACAACCCGTGGGTGACCGTGTTCGCGGTGATCACGCTCGGCGCGCTGCTCGGCATGGTGCGCTTCGGCCCGGTACGGCTGGGGGCGGCGGGTGTCCTCTTCGTCGGCCTCCTCGTGGGGGCGCTGGACGAGGACATCGCCGCCGCCGTACCCGCCGGGGTCTCGGCGCTGGGCCTGGCCCTGTACGTGTACACGGTCGGCCTGGAGTCGGGCCCCGCGTTCTTCCGTGAACTGCGCGGCCAGCTGGCGGTGATGGCGGGGGCGGTCGTGGCCCTGGCGGTCACCGCCGGGGTGGTCGGCCTCGTCGGACACACCTGGTTCGGGATCAGCGGCCCGTTCCTCGCGGGCGGGTACGCGGGCATCGGGACGACGACCCCGGGCCTGGCCGCCGCCCAGGACGCCTCGGCCGACCCGGCACAGCCGGCGGTCGGGTACGCCATCGGCTACCCGACCGCCGTGGTGATCACGATCATGTTCGTCTCGGCGATCGCGGCCCGCCGCCACTGGGCCGCACGCCGGGACCCGAACTCGGGCCTCCCCGCCACGCTCATCACCCGTACGGTCGAGGTGGCCCGCGCAACCCGCTGGGCCGACGTCCCCGGGGTGGCGGCACACCGGGTGCTGGCCAGTGAGTACCGCCCCGCCGGAGCCACCGCCCGGGTCGCCCGGGGCCTGGACCGCCTCTCCCCCGGCGACCAGGTCGTCCTGGTGGGCGGCGAGGACGACGTACGGGCGGCGACGGAGGCGCTCGGAGCGCTCGCCCCGCGCCACCTGCTGGACGACCGCTCCGCGGTGGACTACCGGCGGATCCTGCTCACCAACCCGGACCTGGCCGGACGCACGGTCGCGGAGCTGGGCCTGGGCGAGAAGTACGGGGCCGTGGTCAGCCGGGTCCGGCGCGGCGACTTCGACATGCTCGCCCACGACGACCTGCTGCTCCAACTCGACGACCGGGTACGGGTGGTGATGCCGCGCGAACGGACGGGCGAGGTCACCACGTACCTGGGCGACACGGAGGCCAAGGTGAGCGAGGTGAGCGCGGTCAGTCTGGGTCTCGGCCTCGCCCTGGGCTTCCTGATCGGCATCCCCTCCCTCACCCTCGGCTCCACGGCCCTGGCCCTGGGCACGGGCGCCGGCCCGCTGGTGATGGGCATGATCCTGGGCTGGCGCCGCCGCACGGGCCCCCTCGTCTGGACCCTGCCGACCCGGGCCAACCTCACCCTGCGCCAGATCGGCCTGCTGCTCTTCCTCGCCGTGGTGGGGCTCACGTCGGGCTACTCGTTCCGCGAGAACGCCTTCTCGCTCTTCGGGCTGAAGCTGGTGGCCGTGCTGGCGATCGGCGCGGTGGTCAGCTACTCGCTCATGGTGCTGGTCGCCAAGGGGCTGGGCCAGAGCCGGGAGCGCACGATGGGGCTGCTCTCGGGCTATGTGGGCAACCCGGCGATCGTGGCGTACGCCAACAGCCGGGCGAGCGACAGCCGCATCAACAACGGCTACTCGACGCTGTTCGCGCCGGCCATCCTGGTCAAGATCGTCTGCATCCAGCTGATCGTGGGGCTCTGA
- a CDS encoding DUF6243 family protein: MTVSKNINNPVGQGGGQRKRQSRAERQNNGPHRNLDRRSAADKKAELVRKMREKAGTPDGPGRTGDDTAQS; the protein is encoded by the coding sequence ATGACCGTGAGCAAGAACATCAACAACCCCGTCGGCCAGGGCGGCGGCCAGCGCAAGAGGCAGTCCCGCGCCGAACGGCAGAACAACGGCCCGCACCGCAACCTCGACCGTCGGAGCGCGGCCGACAAGAAGGCGGAGCTGGTGCGCAAGATGCGCGAGAAGGCGGGCACGCCCGACGGTCCCGGCCGGACGGGCGACGACACCGCACAGAGCTGA